gaaaaacccaattcaccctcctcttgggtatttttctgaGTAACAATATGTTTTTCTCTCCCAATACTCTTAatgcttcaaaattcaaatgttcATACCTTTTGTGCCACAAGGAAGCTTGATAATCTTGAATAGTCTTAAGGCACTTCGACTAACTCATGTTCAAATGGAGTGGGAACATGCAGTTTTTGGCCATCTTTATAGCTGCGACCAAGACATAGTTCTTATCAAACATGGAAAGTGTATCGCCTCTCATTTGGATGTCATAAACCCGTTCCAATAATTGCCCCAAgctcaaaatgttatttttcatctctGGTACATAGTACACATCACTAATATAGCTTCGACCACCAGTCTTCAACTGGAGTAGGATTTTGCCTTTCCCCTTAACTGACCTTTGTGACAAATCACCAAACGTGATAGTGCCACTAAATTCTTCATTGAGCTCCGCAAAGAATTCCTTTCTTCCACACATGTGGTTGGATGCTCCCGTGTCCAAATACCACGTAAATGAACTCTCGATGTCCACACCACTATAAGCCATTAGTAAGACCCCATCATCTTGCTTATCTTCATTGTCAGATTGACTCTCTCCTCCTTTTTCTTATAGTAACATTCAAAGGCATAATGACCAAACTTATTACAGTTATAGCATTGAATGCTAGATTTATCATACCTCCAATTTAACTTGCGTCCACGACCTCATCCTCGGCCACGATTGCGATTATGTCCTCTTTGACTAGTTGCGCTTTTACCATCACCACCATTGCCATCTTCCTTATGGTGGAATCTACCACCTCTACCTCTTTGGCTataacttcttctttttcctcgtTGATAACTTCCTCGACTTAACTCACCACGTTTCCCTTGAAGTGATAACTTGGTTTGCAATGCTTGTTCAAGGGGTTTTTCATCTCCCTTGAGTCTCTCCTCGTATGCTTGAAGTGAGCCCATCGATTGTTCCACAATCACCTCCTCCATGTTTTTCGACTCTTCAATGACAATTGTCACAAAACTAAATTTTGAGTCAAGTGACCTCAAAATTTTTTCATGACTCGAGCATCATCTATCTCTTTTCCGTTTCTTCTTAGTTAGTGGACAATAGAAATCACTcgagaaaaataatcaaaaattgactttgatttttcttgacACAATGTTTCAAATTGTGCTCGAAGAGTTTGAAGATGAATTTTCTTTACCTTCTCCACGCCACCGAATGCCTTTTGGAGAAGTTCCCAAGCTTCCTTGATGTAGTGGCTGAGGCAATTAGCTCAAACATGCCTTCATCAACTCCTTGGTAGATTGTATAAAGtgtctttttgtcttttttcctttgcttcttcaattctttcttAGCCTCAGCAGTTAGTACGGCTTCTTCTGTCTCGTTCTATGGCTCATCACAGCCATCTTCAACAATCTCCCATATGTCAAGTGATCCCAAAAGTACTTTCATTTGTATACACAAAATATCATAGTTTTGTTTTGTGAGCTTTGGAGGAAGAATCAAATTTGTAGccattttgtaaaaaaaaaactattccaaaataatttccaagTCTTTAATTTCCAACCAAAGTTGATGTGAGCCACCAATTTAAAACCCACCAAATTAAAACAGTGAGCCACCAGCCAGTAAATCAAAGTAAGCTCACCAAATTTGACTTTTCTTTATTGGAGTTCCAAAGCCATGTGACTTACTCCAAGTTATCTTTCCTTTGTCTTTTCACTTCAACTCCAATACTAGGTCATTTTGTCGTCACCACATGCAATATGCAAACACTGGGCTCTTTTGTTTTCCTAGCTCGTCTTTTCCCTATTGCACGACTTCCTTCTCCAGCCGATTTTTCCAAATAGCCTTCTGTAGAAGTTTTAGCAAGTTGTAATGACAAACTGTAAACTAACTTGGATGATGGCGATAGTCTGGAGACGTCGTCTCCGTCGCAAATCTGATTCCTCAGGTTCTGATACCACTATGTTGGAGGTATCTTTCCCTTCTCTCAACAAACTCACACACTCCAATCACGTTGTGTGTGATTATAGTACAAAATTGAAGAAGACTTAAAAGAGGagatttatatttcggtgattGAAAAAAACTGAGATAtaaagcctatttataggtaagATTCAAGAGACAAACATAATAACACCATTAAAACACTATTAAAGTTACGAAATGCTTTAGCCTCTTATGCTTCCGTCTTTTGCTCTTTCGTCTTTCGACTTTTGATCCTTTGTTTGCCACAAGTTTATTCAACAAAAATAGCACCAAAGGTAGACTCAATGGAAGAAGGAATAAAAACACCAAAGTCGTGGAGTTAAATTCACAAGTCCTCACCTTGTAATCCCAACTTGGTAAgttaaaataaagaatttgatgaaaaactCTTTGC
This window of the Diospyros lotus cultivar Yz01 chromosome 5, ASM1463336v1, whole genome shotgun sequence genome carries:
- the LOC127802223 gene encoding uncharacterized protein LOC127802223 produces the protein MAMVVMVKAQLVKEDIIAIVAEDEVVDAKKGGESQSDNEDKQDDGVLLMAYSGVDIESSFTWYLDTGASNHMCGRKEFFAELNEEFSGTITFGDLSQRSVKGKGKILLQLKTGGRSYISDVYYVPEMKNNILSLGQLLERVYDIQMRGDTLSMFDKNYVLVAAIKMAKNCMFPLHLNMS